CCGGAATTTTTTACTTCGCCGTTTTCCCTGTAATAAACCCCCGCAGGCATTTCCCCTTTACCGGACAGATGCGCTGCAAGCTGAACCGCCAGAATATCATAATCGCCGCCGGTTAAAATATAATCTGCCGGACAGTTGCTCATTGACTCTTCCGGAAAATACGTGACATGGTCGCCGCACAGTATAACTTTGCACGCGGGATATTTTAATTTGAATTGTTTTACCCATTCCCAGTGAAATTTAATTATGGGCGTCTTTGTTTCCACCATTACAATTTCCGGCGCAAAGGTATCAAGCCTTTCGTCAAACCCTTCAGCTGTCATGCCTTCGTTTATTCCGTCAAGAAAAAGCACCTGATGCCCCTGTGCTTTTAAATTGGACGCAGCGTGCGCGGGTATTAAAGGGTATATTTTTATCTGCCTTGAATGGGTGAATTTAAACTGCCTGTTCTGGCCTAAAAGCGGTATTTTTCCGCTGCGGTAAACCGGGGGATAAATGATGGCAAAACGCATGGTTAATTACTTCTTGCTTTTATTTCTACCACAGATAATCCAGCGGGTTTTTTACAGCGCCGTTTCTAAAAATTGAAAAATGAAGGTGCGGCCCTGTCGTGCGCCCCGTGTTTCCGGACTTGGCAATAAGCTGCCCGGCTTTTACGCGCTGCCCCTGCTTTACGTGTATCTTGCTTAAATGGCCGTATAAGGTGGAATACCCGTTGTCATGCTGTATGCGTATGTAATATCCGTACCCGTTGGCAAAACCCGCTTCTGTCACCCTTCCCGCGGCTGCGGCGCCTACCCACGTGCCTATCTTTGCGCGTATGTCCACGCCGTTATGCATTTTTGTAACGCCCTGAATTAACGGGTCGTTTCTTGTGCCGATAAGGGAAGTGTATTCACCGGCAAGGGGCGACCTGAAAAGGCGCCTTGTGGCAAAAAGTTTTGACATGTCTTCATTTAACAGCACCGGTTTTTTCCCCTGCATAAAAATAATATCGCCGGTCTTTACTTTGCGTTTAATATTGTTATATGTTTTTATATAGTCTTCTGTCACGTTATACAGCTCTGCTATTTCCTGTAATGTTTCCCCGTCTTTTACCTGATGAATTGTTCCGCCCAGATTTGGAAGTATTATCTGTTCGCCAAGGCCGGCGATAAGGTTTTTAAACTGCGGATTACACCCTACTATCGTATCAATTGTATAATTTCTTTTTTTCGCGATTCCCCAGAAATTTTCCCCGGCTTTAACAGTGCATACGGAAAACCTGGCTTCTTTTGCCAAAGACTTCTTATTCAGGTAAACAAGGGCAAGTTCCAGGTCACGGCTGCAGACATCGGCATAGCTGTCATTCATAAGTTCTGAATAGTCCTGCTTGTCATCTGAAAGAAGCGTGTTGCCTGATGCCTTTGGCCTTAAAGGGGCGTTTGCCGCACTGTCGCCCGCGCTTAACAGGATACCCGCGAAAGTAATTACCGTAACAAAAGCTATAAACACAAAAAGCACCGCCACCCTCTGCAGCGACACATTTTTTAAATGCTTTTTAATAAAATTCTGTAACATTCCACACATCCTTGAAGTTTTGTATTATGTATAAAAATATATAGCATATTTTGGGTTAAATCAAGCATAAAAACGGAGGCTTGTAAGGTTGGATGCTTGGAGGCTTGGATGCTTTGAGGCTTGGTAAGGCTTGGACGCTTGGAGGCTTTGACGCTTGGAAGCTTGGTTAGTTCGATTTTGCCGAGCATCTAAACATCTAACCGTCCAAGCATCCAGCTGAGCTTCTAAGCATCAACCAAGCCTCTAAGCTTCTAACCATCTAAGCATCCATCCAAGCATTTATTGACGTACCCTGTTAAATAGGTTATAATTTTTCAACTTACTTATGCACTTTATGTTACGCCCGGAGGTATTAAAAATGCTTCAATACAACAAATCAAGGAAACTTTTTGAGGAAGAATTTTATCATTATGAGCTTCAGGATGTAACAGAACCCCAGCTTTACAGGGACTTCTTTCCTTATGATGATGTCCCCAAAATAGTTTTCAACAACAGGGTCATGCCTATGGACCCGCCTGATGATATCTGGATTACAGATACCACTTTCCGCGACGGACAGCAGTCGCTTCCTCCCTTTGAAGTTGATGATATTGTCCACCTTTATGACCTTATGCACAAACTTGACGGCAATACGGGTTTAATACGCCAGACAGAGTTCTTTTTATACACAGAAAGGGACCGCGCCGCCATTGAAAAATGCCTTGCGCGCGGATACAAATACCCGGAAATTACCGGCTGGATACGCGCCGTGGAATCTGACTTTAAACTTGTTAAAGCCATGGGCTTAAAAGAAACCGGAATTTTAACATCTGTTTCCGACTACCACATCTTTTTAAAACTTAAATGGACCCGCAGACAGGCTCTTGATAACTACTTAAAGATAGCAAGGACAGCGCTTGATAACGGCATAATTCCGCGCTGCCACTTTGAAGACATTACCAGGGCGGATATTTACGGTTTTGTAGTCCCCTTGGCCAACGAACTTATGAAACTTTCCAGAGAATACAATATGCCCGTTAAAATAAGGATGTGCGACACCATGGGCTACGGAATTGCAATGCCCGGCGCCGCCCTTCCGCGAAATGTCAACGGCATCGTTTACGCAATGCACCATTTTGCCGGCGTGCCTTCCGAATGGCTTGAATGGCACGGGCACAACGATTTTTACCGCGGCCTTACAAACGGCATTTACGCCTGGATGTACGGCGCGTGCTCTGTAAACGCAGCGTGGCTTGGCATTGGCGAAAGGACAGGCAACACGCCGCTTGAAGCGCTTATCATGGAATACATTTCTTTCCGCGGGCGCGAAGGCAAAGAAACTCTTGACACAACCATCATCACGGAAATCGCGCGCTACATGAACCAGAAAATGGGTATTGAAATAGCCGCCAAACAGCCGCTTGTGGGCAAAAACTTTAATGTCACCAAAGCCGGCATACACGCGGACGGGCTGATGAAGAACGAGGAAATTTACAACATATTTGACACCAAGAAAGTTTTAAACAGGCCTATAATGGTGGGCATCACTGATAAGTCCGGCGTGTCCGGAATTGCGCTGTGGATAAATTCTTTCTTTGAAATTCCCGACGGGGAAAAACTTGCAAAGGATAATGCCGGCGTTGTAAAAATAAAGGATATCGTGGACAAACAGTATGTGGACGGCAGAATAATAGGCATTGCCGATGAAGAGATGATAACATGGGTAAAGGAATTCCTTCCCGATATTTATAAAAAATTCGGTCCGACCGTAGGAGTATAAAACATGGCTGAAAAAATTACAGTAAACGAAAAACACGAACTTAAAGTACCTGCCAACCCGATAATATGCTTCATCGAAGGCGACGGCATAGGCCCTGACATCTGGCGCGCCACTCAGTCTGTCGTGGACGCGGCTGTTGAAATCGCTTACAGCGGCGCAAGAAAGATAGAATGGAAAGAGATTCTTGCAGGCGAGAAAGCAAAAAACGCAACGGATTCCTACCTTCCCGAAGAGACAATTGACGCGATAAAAGAATACACAGTGGCAATAAAAGGCCCGCTTACAACACCGATAGGCGGCGGCATACGCAGCATTAACGTCACTTTAAGGCAGCGCCTTGACCTTTTCGCGTGCATCAGGCCCGTGCGTTATTTTCAGGGCGTTGATTCCCCTGTTAAAAAACCGCAGGACCTAAACGTGATTATATTCAGGGAAAATACCGAAGACGTTTATTCCGGCATTGAATGGGAAGCAGGAAGCGAAGACGCAAAAAAAGTTATCTCTTTTATCAACACCAATTTTAACAAGACCATACTTTCCGAAAGCGGAATAGGCATTAAGCCAATGAGCGAATTCGGCACAAGGCGCCTTATGCGCATGGCAATTCAGCACGCAATAAAAAATAAAAACAAAAGCATCACCATAGTCCACAAGGGCAACATCATGAAATTTACCGAAGGCGCGTTTGCAAAGTGGTGCTACCGCGAAGCGGAAGAAAACTTCCGGGATATAATTGTAAAAGAATCTGAAGCTGCAGCCGGCACGTCAACAGAGGGCAAGATATTAATAAAGGACAGGATAGCGGATGCCATGTTTCAGCAGATACTGTTAAGGCCGTCGGAATATGACATTATTATCACCCCTAACTTAAACGGCGATTACCTGTCAGACGCCGCGGCAGCGCAGGTAGGCGGGCTTGGAATGGCGCCCGGCGCAAACATAGGCAAATACGCCGTGTTTGAAGCCACACACGGTACCGCGCCTAAGTACGCAAATCTGGATAAAGTAAACCCGGGCTCCCTTATGCTTTCAGCCGTTATGATGCTTGAACACCTTGGCTGGCCGGAAGCCGGCAAACTTACCATTGACGGAATTGAACGCACAATTTCAAACAAAACAGTGACATACGACCTTGCGCGCCAGATGGAAGGCGCCGTTGAACTTAAATGCTCGGAATACGGAAAAAAGATTGTTGAGAACATGAAACTTATATCAACTGGCATGTAACAGGTGACAACTAACAGCTAACAGGTAACAGCTGACAAGTTACAAGTAACAACTATCAGGTTAAAGTACAAGTTTTCAGCTGTAACTTGTAAGCTGTTACTTGTAAGCTGTCACCTGTTACTTGTTACTTGTAACCTGTTACTTATCTCTCTTGGAGGTTTATTATCATGAAACCAAAAATAGGAATTGTAGGCGCAGGAAACGTGGGCGCGTCTGTCGCGCACATCTCACTGATGAGAAACCTTGGCGATATTTATCTGCTTGACCTTTACGCGGACCTTGCCAAAGGCAAAGCCATTGATTTAAACCAGAGCAAGTTTTTGCTGGCTTCTGACTGTATGGTGGAAGGCGGCGGGGATTACGCTAAAATCGCGGAATGCGATTACGTGGTGGTAACAGCAGGCCTTGCAAGAAAACCGGGGATGTCCCGCGACGACCTTCTTTTTGCCAACTTTGACATTATAAAAGGCGTGGCAAATGAACTTAAAAAATCAAAAAAGAACCCTGTTGTAATAGTGGTTTCCAACCCCCTTGATGTTATGGCTTATACCCTGCAGAAAGTGACGGGTTTCCCAAAAGAACGCGTAATTGGAATGGCAGGCGTGCTGGATACATACCGCTTTCTTCACTTCATACAGAACGCCACAGGCGCCGCCGCGGATAATATACAGTCAATAATTTTAGGCAGTCATGGAGATACTATGGTTCCCCTTTTATCCCACACATTTGTTAACGGAGAAGCGCTTGAAACTGTCATGCCCGAAGCTGATGCAGCCGCGCTTGCGGATAAGGCAGCCAACGGCGGGGCTGAAATAGTGGCGCTGTTAAAAACCGGAAGCGCGTATTACGCGCCCGCGGCATCCGTGGTTAAAATGCTGGAAGCAATTATTCAGGATAAAAAATCCGTTATCCCCTGTTCCGTGCTTGCGGAAGGTAATTTTGGAATAGACGGAATATACGTGGGATTACCCGCAGTGCTTGGTAAAAACGGCGTTGAAAAAATTGTTGCGCTTAAATTAACAGCGGTGGAAACAGAAAAACTTAAAAAATCCGCGGCAGCCATTAAAGAACAGATTGACAAAATAAACCCGCGTTTTTAAAGGATAATAATTTGAGATTATTGCGTTCGGAAAAGATATCAGAGGCAATTGAACAGCTTGTAATTGATGCCAATTATTTCCTGCCCTATGACATAGTATCAGCGGTAAAAGAAGCCGCCGGGGAAGAAAAAGAAAGAAAAGCCAAAAACGTCCTTTACAAAATCGTGGAAAATTACAAGACCGCCAAAAAAGGCGAATACCCGCTGTGCCAGGATACCGGCATTGTGGTGGTTTTTCTGGAAGTGGGAAACGACGTAAAAATAGAGGGCGACATTTACAAAGCCATAAACCGCGGAGTGGAAGCCGGATATAATAAAGGCTACTTAAGAAAATCCGTGGCTGACCCCCTTACAAGAAAAAACACCGGCACCAATACCCCTTGCGTTGTACACACGGAGATTAAGCCGGGAAATATGCTTAAGATTTCAATTATGACCAAAGGCGCGGGCG
This DNA window, taken from Candidatus Goldiibacteriota bacterium HGW-Goldbacteria-1, encodes the following:
- a CDS encoding fumarate hydratase (Catalyzes the reversible hydration of fumaric acid to yield I-malic acid), whose protein sequence is MRLLRSEKISEAIEQLVIDANYFLPYDIVSAVKEAAGEEKERKAKNVLYKIVENYKTAKKGEYPLCQDTGIVVVFLEVGNDVKIEGDIYKAINRGVEAGYNKGYLRKSVADPLTRKNTGTNTPCVVHTEIKPGNMLKISIMTKGAGAENKSAVKMLTPADGEEGIINFVLETVKKAGASACPPYIIGIGIGGNLERAPYLAKKALLREIGSSNTSKEAAVLEKKILKLINKLNIGPLGFGGITTALSVMVETFPCHIASLPVAVNIQCHSSRHKSITI
- a CDS encoding malate dehydrogenase (Catalyzes the reversible oxidation of malate to oxaloacetate) gives rise to the protein MKPKIGIVGAGNVGASVAHISLMRNLGDIYLLDLYADLAKGKAIDLNQSKFLLASDCMVEGGGDYAKIAECDYVVVTAGLARKPGMSRDDLLFANFDIIKGVANELKKSKKNPVVIVVSNPLDVMAYTLQKVTGFPKERVIGMAGVLDTYRFLHFIQNATGAAADNIQSIILGSHGDTMVPLLSHTFVNGEALETVMPEADAAALADKAANGGAEIVALLKTGSAYYAPAASVVKMLEAIIQDKKSVIPCSVLAEGNFGIDGIYVGLPAVLGKNGVEKIVALKLTAVETEKLKKSAAAIKEQIDKINPRF
- a CDS encoding isocitrate dehydrogenase (NADP(+)) (Converts isocitrate to alpha ketoglutarate), with amino-acid sequence MAEKITVNEKHELKVPANPIICFIEGDGIGPDIWRATQSVVDAAVEIAYSGARKIEWKEILAGEKAKNATDSYLPEETIDAIKEYTVAIKGPLTTPIGGGIRSINVTLRQRLDLFACIRPVRYFQGVDSPVKKPQDLNVIIFRENTEDVYSGIEWEAGSEDAKKVISFINTNFNKTILSESGIGIKPMSEFGTRRLMRMAIQHAIKNKNKSITIVHKGNIMKFTEGAFAKWCYREAEENFRDIIVKESEAAAGTSTEGKILIKDRIADAMFQQILLRPSEYDIIITPNLNGDYLSDAAAAQVGGLGMAPGANIGKYAVFEATHGTAPKYANLDKVNPGSLMLSAVMMLEHLGWPEAGKLTIDGIERTISNKTVTYDLARQMEGAVELKCSEYGKKIVENMKLISTGM
- a CDS encoding 2-isopropylmalate synthase gives rise to the protein MLQYNKSRKLFEEEFYHYELQDVTEPQLYRDFFPYDDVPKIVFNNRVMPMDPPDDIWITDTTFRDGQQSLPPFEVDDIVHLYDLMHKLDGNTGLIRQTEFFLYTERDRAAIEKCLARGYKYPEITGWIRAVESDFKLVKAMGLKETGILTSVSDYHIFLKLKWTRRQALDNYLKIARTALDNGIIPRCHFEDITRADIYGFVVPLANELMKLSREYNMPVKIRMCDTMGYGIAMPGAALPRNVNGIVYAMHHFAGVPSEWLEWHGHNDFYRGLTNGIYAWMYGACSVNAAWLGIGERTGNTPLEALIMEYISFRGREGKETLDTTIITEIARYMNQKMGIEIAAKQPLVGKNFNVTKAGIHADGLMKNEEIYNIFDTKKVLNRPIMVGITDKSGVSGIALWINSFFEIPDGEKLAKDNAGVVKIKDIVDKQYVDGRIIGIADEEMITWVKEFLPDIYKKFGPTVGV